The following are encoded in a window of Brettanomyces bruxellensis chromosome 9, complete sequence genomic DNA:
- a CDS encoding uncharacterized protein (BUSCO:EOG0926009O): protein MSTTLIFHSRVHHTNIRSQFVPDGLGSSRIRDRTNALIQLEDVNFNSAAIRSSLTRDASLNLIEALSQMLDREMAIYRRSSSNTQLEARIIKVSHLLMIVISAIAKSSRLMAMFRQKHYDMILRCLTNCLGVHEDLVNTVLSNAIINCVHSLNVLFAVQDFKDHLSVARYESVISVILDALNFLVSGDGEQLQQGNAEVILSQSTDPTDGPLFTELLTLFREFISPKSTASLALFANSNTPAAVDNYYLRITSILVNYSNRLHKTRRESRACTVIISIVNRCLLDLSTLDVKLCVRLARMASEILLNLKSVTFPHLIEQTVIFLYISADFLFLPDFPKLPGDNWNIDKRGALHQSSRLDSELQIKHTTDQTKPSSNDTSDISFDHSDIVLAPRSSLTNDTSFDPQFSSSSSDSTNSEMKQLALQIQALIMLLYDLIHSSTSAFGEDDIHTILFKHSRNSALVFDLAYLRLRNSDSQLLWLSRISMVRLLNVYFEAKLHLNSDNHPESEITNKRRHIEGTYLADRLRFLIMLSETSNSSEFMAEMIDWCSNSTHIGLLGAQLLTIGISYFATNGSINRDHADSIKTILQLRSKLRHGLMLSIKNQDKNMKYWSLLAIYSVIRLTTDFGSIDVIAAQKSIVDTINRYFELAFELFKDQKLCRPACSVICALFPLLRKLKNAPTFEFTFQKPVLQQLEAAISLSEVSGPYQICKESALFWFYSFFVCKDCRFSSIRFGNEITDGNLQSGQLFSRLLGRWMLMKNSQILNLNCTDDIELVSVLLRWAEGENVKISEFIFDHTSIFGEVSNTPNKDSSVSITCFDHGTKSLLREFVLLHRKTAIDHKFEFRSVAYLSNITPLVTETKLTNDIRDRYRRSLLSSVKSTSDFRRLIAGADHLSDKIKAMDDMTESLPLLDAEKTDTKKLLLFVNAINQLSCKHMSNLKTLFSSIDPLSIGKKLAGGCASDEHVSHSKEEEEDTQMMDEMFVQQHHEWESTVSIGSVKVYNYKNLMTCPSLEMKIVKFIFKMRIIAGYDVSAAIEKCLYVIRTEASALKSLAFYFQIELELEYLEQSQNITETVMKSLLSSLMDLLQQHQTKTYELTIWVMCRLFGRFAKDWITSSNTAFKEDCFEVWRYFSLLHDKGMLYTDMEVTEFGSCCFRIAGCMYDLEMRDEDGGPITFEKILAKGCSCFTELNNFGKVYLGQLMSALIKRCPFEERLLLYNRFIDSFRQPQKSIESSSTFDYFLSVMSTASDSLTLSAVCHLLEFSQYKQSKKYLAYSLQDVVDSNGLGSIDSFFQDFKVFIFKCWRSFELPLQDFPFETFGYTDFKTLVTFNIKELTAIALSYDDKRAVKQIAEIAGKPQKNIVEDSVSLSIPLAWTNDGCGKNIFNTIEVFMKKTHTKSAIKTQILLVILESIRLCDCSSEIVLNKAIEKKFPTECLHLGRLDVAAFKLQNSISDEAYKEMGLLIEPSKLFDLWDELTSFAGAKRFWDIPSVHFILVRILYWLEHSLLISEQKGLLRKALVVIWIFPKLCAQAFVCQRAMQTVATFFKILDLRRDTLNLALAIIHCAAKCNKNMLGDVLLPVVAELLKINEKSSDLLQFANTILQMVDEIDVDANDLVLSTAIKGIRSYLGMTIKFDFKYIINILMNNMGDCRWLLQVVSHMLPANIWQTVNPEEDRRQKFVDRLYKIQVKYGDDLTPEFKSGMGYIIGTYYSETGRVPHFESYEFDKSMFEYYSDPEFESRAKRLDILFMKMAEQSRIQADLKSTICFEQVAGQIVYRKRKSEQVEGFVNYEEVFHDIEAYIYPMSDYTSSLSGTQLGMSSSTPFKEFLEGLLPILKSLMKRVPFEKWIQRVVLALISELGGRSSIVAALESYILHIPDFSKQCFAPLVVYYVENEPAKRGRQISSMINTFFGSDTSAMSKEAVDLFLEIVLLIRMGAKRRRPKFVNTYVLLHHCEIYKAAQRAGRPKTALMLLEEYYEEDFGSVREDLGKNKKREKDLWKTAEYTFLTEVYTSLDEDDLFFGLPARPDLECGGNYVRHNGKKSGAVMLDNATFETALSGRDSGETVSRTSRKLALDMLNMGYSGVSSALYGYGGEESSYGGNGAGSIDTVYERSWKLGKWDLPTPDRPSNEHQSIYRALKALHDSNGSKMVECCWKNIQETLESHDRFVNGAQSSCAKGFSAWCRTLAVSCSMKDMMELDTPQKVACYVNKLGNADQWGLRQEAEASESLLLGRKMGYELVGKYGGGRLENEAAIGVMNEMHGYGRLMRCKGETQKSLNAAVWLNRFAERRDLCDKDARAFIERVAKFDMAAAFWKQGEETRFPVEILKRLAKEEFRVARGVRTPMLTRELLNAYIAKWSNESRQATPEDILVEVERSVEGASEKIVGDVTARNTLSRTYSMFGEFCDSELQSGELDAKIMKLKRSCRRLERDLEQVERYIEENLVGKAAEKMGVEQRKRARRNAKKEHSRLKLRSRMEMEELRDACESRRKYVERAIELYLKAVAAGGSRDVESAMDRFCGLWLENSDVAVSRASVGAVPAYEFVSWTNQLSSRLLDEKSEFQSTLSEVLVRVCLRHPFHCLYQVKSLRMRGQAGDAACESRGRAAERLWEVLGGLRGRFWVERSEGGGALGGGDVLGAVDGLCEAAVQIAGVQMKAAGKSVRLASVPGGEWWERELPRLNMPSPVSRVAVEKTGRYRAGRVAVVAAVEGKICTASSGVSRPKLVTVVLSTGERQRVLIKGGADDLRQDAIMEQVFEKVNGLLGLDNETRRRGVRVRTYRVVSLGPGSGLIEFVRNSLPLYEVLRRLHAGDPVAIDEARARMRDIQAGSPGDRLAVYRELTRGIPPAFARFFLDNFPAPDAWYHARLLYSRGVAATSIVGHILGLGDRHCNNILIDRASGEPVHIDLGVAFDQGRYLPIPENVPFRLTRDIVAGFGISGTEGLFSKSCEHVFRVLRTHSQYICGILNVLKYDPLYSWTLSPLRIHQLQHLQGDNVPLGRLLGRDTGSEASLAISVVQKKLAADGLGDEAAVRVLIRDATDPLNLATIYMGWCPFL, encoded by the coding sequence ATGTCCACcactttaatttttcactccAGGGTACATCATACTAACATACGTTCCCAATTTGTGCCAGATGGACTTGGATCCTCACGGATACGCGATCGGACTAATGCGTTGATACAATTGGAGGATGTAAACTTTAATTCCGCTGCAATTCGATCATCACTGACTCGGGATGCCTCATTGAACCTTATCGAGGCTCTTTCACAAATGCTAGATAGGGAAATGGCAATATACAGGAGAAGTTCTTCCAACACGCAGTTGGAAGCAAGGATAATCAAGGTTTCACATCTGCTGATGATCGTTATTTCTGCAATTGCAAAGTCGTCTAGACTGATGGCGATGTTTAGACAGAAACACTACGACATGATTTTGAGATGCTTGACAAACTGCCTTGGCGTGCATGAAGATCTTGTGAATACCGTTTTATCAAATGCAATCATCAACTGTGTTCATAGTTTGAACGTCTTGTTTGCTGTTCAGGACTTTAAAGACCATCTATCTGTGGCCAGGTACGAATCTGTGATTTCTGTAATTCTAGACGCACTAAACTTTCTGGTATCAGGTGATGGAGAACAACTTCAGCAAGGTAACGCTGAGGTTATCCTTTCTCAAAGCACAGACCCGACTGACGGACCCTTGTTTACAGAGCTTCTAACGCTTTTTAGAGAGTTCATATCTCCAAAATCAACAGCATCACTGGCACTTTTCGCAAATAGTAACACGCCAGCTGCCGTTGACAACTACTATCTTCGAATCACAAGCATTCTTGTAAACTACTCGAACAGATTGCACAAAACCAGAAGGGAATCCCGGGCTTGCACGGTAATTATATCCATCGTGAACAGATGCCTCTTAGACTTATCCACATTGGACGTAAAACTTTGCGTCAGGCTTGCAAGGATGGCTTCAGAAATCCTTCTTAATCTCAAGTCGGTCACTTTCCCCCATCTTATCGAGCAGACTGttatctttttatatatctCGGCCgactttcttttccttccgGATTTTCCCAAGTTGCCTGGAGATAACTGGAACATTGACAAAAGAGGAGCACTCCATCAGTCTTCAAGACTCGATTCGGAATTACAAATCAAACATACAACAGACCAGACCAAACCAAGCAGTAACGACACTTCAGATATATCATTTGATCACTCTGACATCGTGCTTGCCCCAAGAAGCTCTCTGACCAATGATACTTCGTTTGATCcacaattttcttcatcttcatctgatTCAACAAATAGCGAGATGAAACAACTTGCATTGCAAATTCAGGCACTAATAATGCTTCTTTACGACTTGATTCATTCGTCCACTTCTGCGTTTGGCGAGGATGATATACACACCATTCTATTCAAACATTCCAGAAACTCGGCACTGGTTTTTGACCTTGCTTATCTTCGGTTACGCAACTCGGATTCACAGCTTTTGTGGCTTTCGAGGATTTCCATGGTCAGACTTTTGAATGTATATTTTGAGGCCAAATTGCATCTAAACTCAGACAATCATCCGGAATCAGAAATTACAAATAAAAGGAGACATATAGAAGGTACATATCTTGCGGACAGACTAAGATTTCTTATTATGCTGTCGGAAACTTCAAACTCATCTGAATTCATGGCTGAAATGATCGACTGGTGCTCTAATTCCACACATATTGGTCTTCTTGGAGCACAACTGCTCACTATAGGAATTTCCTACTTTGCCACAAATGGATCAATAAATAGAGACCACGCAGATTCAATAAAGACGATACTACAGTTACGCTCTAAATTAAGGCATGGCTTGATGCTAAGTATAAAAAATCAGGATAAAAACATGAAGTACTGGTCTCTCCTCGCTATATATAGTGTGATTCGATTGACGACAGATTTTGGATCAATAGACGTGATTGCAGCTCAAAAGTCCATTGTTGACACCATAAATAGATACTTCGAACTAGCGTTTGAGTTGTTCAAAGATCAGAAGTTATGTCGTCCAGCCTGCTCAGTTATATGTGCGttatttcctcttcttaGAAAACTCAAGAATGCCCCAACTTTCGAGTTTACGTTTCAGAAACCGGTTCTTCAGCAGTTAGAGGCTGCAATTTCGTTATCCGAAGTGAGTGGACCATATCAGATTTGTAAAGAGTCTGCCCTCTTTTGGTTTTACTCATTCTTCGTCTGTAAGGACTGTCGATTTTCCTCCATACGCTTTGGTAACGAAATTACCGACGGAAACTTACAAAGTGGACAACTTTTCAGTAGACTACTTGGTAGATGGATGTTAATGAAGAACTCGCAAATACTGAATTTAAATTGTACAGATGATATTGAACTTGTGTCTGTGCTTTTGAGGTGGGCAGAGGGAGAGAATGTCAAAATTTCGGAATTTATATTTGATCATACCTCTATTTTCGGCGAGGTTTCAAATACGCCCAATAAAGATAGTAGTGTGTCTATTACCTGTTTTGATCATGGAACAAAGTCTCTTCTCCGAGAATTTGTTTTGCTACATCGAAAAACAGCAATTGATCACAAGTTTGAGTTCAGATCGGTCGCGTACCTTTCAAACATAACACCACTAGTGACAGAGACAAAATTAACAAATGATATCAGAGATAGATACCGGAGGAGCTTATTAAGCTCAGTGAAGTCGACTTCCGACTTTCGTAGGTTAATAGCTGGGGCTGATCATCTTTCAGACAAGATCAAAGCTATGGATGACATGACAGAGAGTTTACCTCTTTTGGATGCGGAAAAAACAGATACAAAGaaattacttttatttgttaATGCCATTAATCAACTTTCTTGCAAACACATGAGCAACTTGAAGACTCTTTTCAGTTCAATAGACCCTCTTAGCATTGGAAAGAAGCTTGCAGGCGGATGTGCATCAGATGAGCACGTATCACACTcaaaagaggaggaagaggataCACAAATGATGGATGAGATGTTTGTTCAACAACATCATGAATGGGAATCAACTGTTAGTATTGGAAGTGTCAAAGTTTACAATTACAAAAACTTGATGACATGTCCTTCActtgaaatgaaaattgtgaagtttattttcaaaatgcGCATTATCGCTGGGTATGATGTATCGGCAGCAATCGAAAAATGCTTGTACGTTATACGTACTGAAGCTTCTGCTTTAAAATCACTTGCGTTCTATTTTCAAATAGAGCTTGAACTTGAGTACTTGGAACAATCACAGAACATAACAGAAACGGTGATGAAAAGCCTTCTTTCTAGTTTGATGGACTTACTCCAGCAGCATCAGACCAAGACTTATGAGCTTACAATTTGGGTAATGTGCCGGTTATTTGGTCGCTTTGCAAAAGATTGGATTACCAGTAGCAACACAGCATTTAAAGAAGATTGCTTTGAGGTTTGGCGATATTTTTCGCTTCTGCATGATAAAGGAATGCTTTATACGGATATGGAAGTTACTGAGTTTGGATCATGTTGCTTTCGGATAGCAGGGTGTATGTATGATTTAGAAATGAGGGATGAAGACGGGGGACCAATCACATTTGAGAAAATACTTGCCAAAGGTTGCTCGTGCTTCACAGAGTTGAACAATTTTGGGAAAGTATATTTGGGACAGTTGATGTCTGCACTAATAAAGAGATGCCCCTTTGAGGAACGACTTTTGCTCTATAATAGATTTATTGATTCCTTTAGGCAACCTCAAAAATCCATAGAAAGCTCTTCAACTTTCGACTATTTTCTCTCTGTCATGTCTACTGCATCAGACAGCTTAACATTATCTGCTGTGTGCCATTTGCTTGAATTTTCCCAATATAAGCAGTCGAAGAAATATCTTGCATACTCTCTTCAAGATGTTGTTGATTCAAACGGACTTGGGAGCATCGATAGTTTCTTTCAGGatttcaaagttttcatATTTAAATGTTGGAGATCTTTTGAGTTACCATTACAGGATTTTCCATTTGAAACATTTGGATACACCGATTTTAAGACTTTAGTGACTTTCAACATCAAAGAGCTAACTGCAATAGCTCTCTCGTATGATGATAAACGTGCTGTGAAGCAGATCGCTGAAATAGCTGGGAAgcctcaaaaaaatatcgtTGAAGACTCTGTTTCATTATCAATTCCACTTGCATGGACCAATGACGGGTGTGgaaagaatattttcaacaCGATAGAGGTTTTTATGAAGAAAACACATACAAAATCGGCTATCAAAACCCAAATTTTATTAGTGATTTTGGAAAGTATCAGGCTATGTGATTGCAGCTCTGAAATAGTGTTGAATAAAGCtatagaaaagaagtttCCTACTGAATGCCTTCATCTAGGAAGGCTCGACGTAGCGGCATTTAAACTTCAAAATTCGATAAGTGATGAGGCATATAAAGAAATGGGGCTGCTCATTGAGCCCTCTAAGTTGTTTGATCTTTGGGATGAACTCACCTCTTTTGCAGGTGCTAAAAGATTTTGGGATATTCCAAGtgttcatttcattttagtAAGGATTCTCTATTGGCTGGAACATTCGCTTCTGATTTCAGAGCAAAAGGGACTCTTAAGAAAAGCTTTGGTAGTTATCTGGATATTTCCAAAGCTTTGTGCTCAAGCCTTTGTTTGTCAAAGGGCCATGCAGACTGTAGCAACCTTTTTTAAGATTCTCGATCTAAGGAGAGACACATTAAATTTGGCTTTGGCAATCATACATTGTGCTGCAAAGtgcaataaaaatatgttgGGTGATGTTTTGCTTCCTGTGGTTGCCGaacttttaaaaattaatgaaaagaGCTCTGATTTGCTCCAGTTTGCAAATACAATATTGCAAATGGTTGACGAAATTGACGTGGATGCAAACGATTTGGTTCTAAGCACCGCCATCAAGGGAATAAGGTCATATTTGGGTATGACAATCAAGTTTGACTTTAAGTACATTATAAACATTCTCATGAACAACATGGGCGATTGCAGATGGCTTCTTCAGGTTGTTTCGCATATGCTGCCAGCAAACATTTGGCAAACAGTCAATCCAGAGGAAGATAGGAGACAGAAGTTTGTTGATAGACTTTACAAGATACAGGTTAAATATGGTGATGATTTGACACCCGAATTCAAGTCTGGGATGGGTTACATTATTGGCACATATTACTCCGAAACTGGGCGGGTTCCTCACTTTGAAAGTTATGAATTCGATAAATCGATGTTTGAGTATTACTCTGATCCGGAATTCGAATCAAGGGCTAAACGACTAGATATACTATTTATGAAAATGGCAGAGCAGTCAAGGATTCAGGCTGATCTTAAAAGTACCATTTGCTTTGAACAGGTTGCCGGACAGATAGTCTACCGAAAGAGGAAATCGGAACAGGTTGAAGGCTTCGTCAATTATGAGGAGGTGTTTCACGATATTGAAGCGTACATTTACCCGATGAGTGATTATACAAGCTCACTTTCTGGAACCCAACTGGGGATGTCGAGTTCTACGCCGTTCAAAGAGTTCTTGGAAGGATTGTTGCCTATTCTGAAGTCTCTAATGAAGAGAGTACCGTTTGAGAAATGGATTCAGAGGGTAGTTCTTGCACTGATAAGCGAGTTAGGGGGTCGATCGTCCATCGTTGCAGCGTTAGAGTCGTATATCTTGCATATTCCCGATTTTTCCAAGCAGTGCTTTGCCCCACTCGTGGTCTACTACGTGGAAAACGAGCCTGCAAAGAGAGGGAGGCAGATATCGAGCATGATCAACACTTTTTTCGGCAGCGACACGTCTGCGATGTCAAAGGAGGCGGTCGATCTTTTCTTGGAGATCGTGCTTCTTATTCGGATGGGTGCAAAGAGACGCAGACCGAAGTTTGTGAACACATACGTTCTATTGCATCATTGCGAGATCTATAAGGCAGCACAAAGGGCAGGCCGGCCGAAAACGGCATTGATGCTGCTGGAGGAGTACTACGAAGAAGATTTTGGCAGTGTGAGGGAGGATTTGGGGAAGAATAAGAAGCGAGAGAAGGATTTGTGGAAAACAGCAGAGTACACATTCTTGACCGAGGTGTACACATCCttggatgaggatgatctCTTCTTTGGTCTTCCTGCCCGTCCGGATCTGGAGTGTGGCGGCAATTATGTTCGGCATAACGGCAAGAAATCGGGAGCGGTGATGCTTGATAATGCAACATTCGAGACTGCATTGTCCGGCAGGGATTCGGGCGAGACGGTATCGAGAACATCGAGGAAGCTTGCCCTGGATATGCTGAATATGGGATACTCGGGTGTATCTTCGGCACTATATGGATATGGCGGTGAGGAGAGCAGCTATGGTGGAAATGGGGCAGGAAGCATCGATACAGTTTACGAGAGATCGTGGAAGCTCGGCAAGTGGGACCTCCCTACACCGGACCGTCCGAGCAACGAGCACCAAAGCATATACAGGGCGTTGAAGGCCCTCCACGATAGCAATGGATCAAAGATGGTGGAGTGCTGCTGGAAGAACATTCAGGAAACACTCGAGAGCCATGACAGGTTTGTGAACGGGGCACAAAGCAGCTGTGCGAAGGGATTTTCGGCGTGGTGCCGGACCCTTGCCGTTTCGTGCAGCATGAAGGACATGATGGAGCTGGATACGCCGCAGAAAGTGGCATGTTACGTGAACAAGCTGGGCAATGCCGATCAGTGGGGGCTCAGGCAGGAGGCAGAGGCGTCGGAAAGCCTGCTTCTTGGAAGAAAGATGGGGTACGAGCTGGTCGGGAAGTACGGAGGAGGCAGGTTGGAAAACGAGGCTGCGATAGGGGTGATGAACGAGATGCACGGCTACGGGAGGCTAATGCGGTGCAAGGGTGAGACGCAGAAGAGTCTGAATGCCGCAGTTTGGTTGAACCGGTTTGCAGAGCGGCGAGATTTGTGTGACAAGGATGCCCGGGCGTTCATTGAGAGAGTTGCGAAGTTTGACATGGCGGCTGCCTTCTGGAAGCAGGGAGAAGAGACACGGTTTCCGGTGGAGATCTTGAAGCGGTTGGCGAAGGAGGAATTTCGCGTGGCGAGGGGTGTAAGGACGCCGATGCTGACCCGGGAGTTGCTGAATGCGTACATTGCGAAGTGGAGCAACGAGTCGCGGCAGGCGACCCCGGAGGACATATTGGTTGAGGTGGAGAGGAGTGTGGAGGGAGCAAGTGAGAAGATCGTGGGAGATGTGACGGCACGAAACACGTTGAGCAGGACGTACTCGATGTTTGGGGAGTTCTGCGACAGCGAGCTCCAGTCCGGGGAGCTAGATGCAAAAATTATGAAGCTGAAACGGAGCTGCCGGAGACTGGAGAGGGACCTGGAGCAGGTGGAGCGGTACATTGAGGAGAACTTGGTTGGCAAGGCTGCGGAGAAGATGGGGGTCGAACAGAGGAAGAGAGCGAGGCGGAATGCGAAGAAGGAGCACTCGAGGCTAAAGCTACGGAGCAGGATGGAGATGGAGGAGCTCCGGGATGCGTGCGAGAGCAGGAGGAAGTACGTTGAGCGGGCAATCGAGTTGTACTTGAAGGCAGTTGCAGCAGGCGGCAGTCGCGACGTTGAGTCGGCGATGGACCGGTTCTGTGGGTTGTGGCTTGAGAACAGTGATGTGGCTGTGAGCCGGGCGAGCGTGGGTGCAGTTCCGGCTTATGAGTTTGTTTCGTGGACGAACCAGCTGTCGTCTCGGCTGCTTGACGAGAAAAGCGAGTTTCAGAGCACGCTCAGCGAGGTTTTGGTGCGTGTGTGTCTCCGGCACCCGTTCCACTGCCTCTACCAGGTGAAGTCGTTGCGTATGCGGGGGCAGGCCGGGGACGCGGCGTGTGAGTCGCGGGGGCGGGCCGCGGAGAGGCTGTGGGAGGTGCTAGGGGGGCTCCGGGGGAGGTTCTGGGTGGAGCGGAGCGAGGGTGGGGGTGCTTTGGGCGGCGGGGACGTTCTCGGGGCCGTGGACGGGCTGTGTGAGGCGGCGGTGCAGATTGCCGGGGTGCAGATGAAGGCAGCAGGCAAGAGTGTGCGGCTTGCGAGTGTACCGGGGGGAGAGTGGTGGGAGCGGGAGCTCCCGAGACTAAACATGCCGTCCCCGGTGTCGCGGGTGGCCGTGGAGAAGACCGGGCGGTACCGGGCGGGCCGTGTGGCCGTGGTGGCCGCGGTGGAGGGGAAGATTTGCACGGCGTCGTCCGGGGTGAGCCGGCCGAAGCTGGTGACGGTGGTTCTTTCCACCGGGGAGAGGCAGCGGGTGCTGATCAAAGGCGGGGCGGACGATCTCCGGCAGGATGCGATCATGGAGCAGGTGTTTGAGAAGGTGAACGGGCTGCTGGGGCTGGACAACGAGACCCGGCGGCGTGGTGTGCGTGTGAGGACGTACCGGGTGGTTTCCTTGGGGCCCGGTAGCGGCCTGATAGAGTTTGTACGGAACTCGCTGCCGCTGTACGAGGTGCTCCGCCGGCTGCACGCGGGCGACCCGGTGGCCATTGACGAGGCCCGGGCCCGCATGCGTGATATCCAGGCCGGGTCCCCCGGTGACCGCCTCGCCGTGTACCGGGAGCTCACACGGGGCATCCCGCCCGCCTTTGCCCGCTTCTTCCTCGACAACTTCCCCGCCCCGGACGCCTGGTACCACGCCAGGCTGCTGTACTCCCGCGGGGTCGCCGCCACTTCCATCGTGGGCCACATTCTCGGCTTGGGCGACCGCCACTGCAACAACATCCTCATCGACCGGGCCTCGGGCGAACCAGTGCACATAGACTTGGGCGTGGCCTTCGACCAGGGCCGGTACCTCCCGATCCCCGAGAATGTACCCTTCCGGCTCACCAGGGACATCGTGGCTGGTTTCGGCATCTCCGGAACTGAGGGCCTCTTCTCCAAGAGCTGCGAACACGTCTTCCGCGTGCTTAGAACCCACTCCCAGTACATCTGCGGCATCTTGAACGTCTTGAAGTACGACCCGCTCTACTCCTGGACACTTTCCCCGTTGCGAATTCACCAGTTACAACATCTACAGGGCGACAACGTGCCACTCGGCCGCCTCCTTGGCCGCGATACCGGCTCAGAGGCCAGCCTGGCCATCAGTGTTGTCCAGAAGAAGCTCGCAGCAGACGGCTTGGGCGATGAAGCTGCTGTCCGGGTCCTCATTCGTGATGCAACCGACCCGCTCAACCTTGCAACCATCTACATGGGCTGGTGCCCGTTCCTCTAG
- the RPL23A gene encoding 60S ribosomal protein L23A (BUSCO:EOG09265CQO): MSTANAKSGAQGTKFRMSLALPTGAVMNCADNSGAKNLYVMAVKGIGARLNRLPAAAAGDMVIATVKKGKPELRKRVMQAIVVRQAKPWRRKDGTFLYFEDNAGVIANPKGEMKGSAITGPVAKECADMWPRIAAASGVVV; this comes from the exons ATGTCTACCGCTAACGCCAAGTCTGGTGCTCAAGGTACCAAGTTCAGAATGTCA CTTGCATTGCCAACCGGTGCTGTGATGAACTGTGCTGATAATAGTGGAGCAAAGAACTTATATGTGATGGCCGTCAAGGGAATCGGTGCTAGATTGAACAGATTGCCAGCTGCTGCTGCAGGTGACATGGTTATAGCCACAGTGAAGAAGGGTAAGCCAGAATTGAGAAAGAGAGTCATGCAGGCTATCGTTGTTAGACAGGCTAAGCCatggagaagaaaggaTGGAACCTTCTTGTACTTCGAGGATAACGCTGGTGTCATTGCCAATCCAAAGGGTGAGATGAAGGGTTCTGCTATTACTGGACCAGTTGCCAAGGAGTGTGCTGATATGTGGCCAAGAATTGCTGCAGCCTCAGGTGTTGTGGTTTGA
- the CLB4_1 gene encoding B-type cyclin: MGGASNFAASTTGISSRMNDENVKRELKKKSQSVGEGNGDGHDRKTAYTKNRKALGEISESALNSRMTEIRNKRAEEATTEIYKGKETEDEELSDSENREDLTEDDMDNAEEEDEAEESVCYVNEPMSPIVRIKEYKEIARAYSRYSRDTLDPDDEDTYDIAMVAEYGNEIFNYLHKLEIKYAPNPHYMEEVQTELVWDHRSTLMNWLVQLHSRFNLLPETLYLAVNIIDRFLSSQTISLSRFQLCGAVALFIAAKYEEITVPTVSQMIYMVGNQFNREEFLVAERFMVEALKFEFNYPGPMSFLRRGSKADDYDSEIRTLAKYFLEITIVDSRFVASPASWLAAGAQYTSRRMLGRGGWTQAHVYYTGYTADQLDPLYAVFVECCLSYKKHHKAIFDKYAQRRFRRSSMYVQEYLKTYYSEK, translated from the coding sequence ATGGGCGGTGCATCCAATTTCGCTGCCAGCACTACAGGCATTTCTTCACGTATGAACGATGAAAATGTGAAGAgggagttgaagaagaagagtcAAAGTGTGGGCGAGGGCAACGGTGATGGCCATGATAGGAAGACAGCTTATACAAAGAACAGGAAGGCGTTGGGTGAAATATCTGAGTCGGCACTAAACAGCAGGATGACAGAGATACGGAATAAAAGGGCAGAGGAGGCAACAACAGAAATATACAAGGGGAAAGAGACAGAGGACGAGGAACTGAGTGATTCGGAAAATAGAGAAGATCTAACGGAGGACGATATGGATAACgctgaagaagaagatgaggcaGAGGAATCAGTGTGTTACGTAAACGAGCCAATGAGCCCGATTGTCCGCATAAAGGAATACAAAGAGATAGCGCGGGCGTACAGTCGATACTCACGTGATACGCTAGACccagatgatgaggatacTTACGATATAGCAATGGTGGCGGAGTACGGAAATGAGATATTCAACTATTTGCACAAACTTGAGATCAAGTACGCACCAAATCCTCACTATATGGAGGAGGTACAGACGGAATTAGTCTGGGATCACCGTTCAACACTCATGAATTGGCTTGTGCAACTACATTCGCGGTTTAATCTACTGCCGGAGACGCTATACCTGGCTGTAAACATAATAGATCGTTTTCTCAGCAGCCAGACGATCTCTCTTTCGCGTTTCCAGCTGTGCGGCGCGGTTGCACTCTTTATAGCAGCGAAATATGAAGAGATTACTGTGCCTACAGTGTCTCAGATGATATACATGGTGGGAAATCAGTTCAACCGCGAGGAATTCCTCGTTGCAGAACGGTTTATGGTGGAGGCCTTGAAGTTTGAGTTCAATTACCCGGGCCCAATGTCGTTTTTACGCCGTGGTTCTAAAGCTGATGATTACGACAGCGAAATTAGAACTTTAGCCAAGTATTTCCTCGAGATAACGATTGTCGATTCAAGATTTGTGGCATCCCCAGCAAGCTGGCTTGCTGCTGGAGCACAGTACACATCACGGAGGATGCTTGGTCGCGGAGGCTGGACTCAGGCCCATGTTTATTACACCGGATACACAGCTGATCAGCTAGATCCACTATATGCCGTTTTTGTGGAGTGCTGTCTCTCATACAAAAAGCACCATAAGGCAATCTTTGATAAGTACGCCCAGAGGAGGTTCCGCCGCTCGTCTATGTACGTGCAGGAATACTTGAAGACGTACTATTCggagaaataa